The genomic region aggaaaaacaaaaacaagaagAGATGGCGCTGCTTACGTTCGTATTTCTTCTCGAATTCTCCAGTGAGATGGCGTTTAACAAAAGTTGTTTTACCTGTTGTATTCAGAACAAACAATCATATCATATAAAGATAAAATCTAATAATAAGAGGCAAATGAAAATACTGGAGAATCCAAGATAGGTTctataacaatattattagTTGGGAagaaatgaaagatgaagaaaataGAGAGAAATCAGATACCTGTGCCGCCATCGCCGACGATGACAAGCTTGAAGCTCGGATAGTCGACAGTTTGTTGATTAGGAAGTGCCTGCGATGAAAAACTAGATGTTAAAGATGGACATGAAGAAATAGTACAAattcagagagagagagagaaactaccGTGGGTAATTTTTGTGATTGATTGAAGGATTCAAAAATTTGAACGAGTAGAAGAATGAGGCAGAAATAGATGCGCTGATTGCCTCTTTAAGTATAAATAGTACGTGTTACTTACTGCTTTTAGTCAAGAAGTGAATAGCCCACATAATAACATATAATATGCATCGTAACACAAATCCAATGAAATAATAGGCCATGTAATATTGCTTACCTCCATGGTTTGGAAACTTCTTCAATATGGCATCTGCTGCCTTCAAACCCTTCTTATACTGCTTTGTTTCATATGATTTCTGCAAGTATGACATTCATTAGGGCACGTATCCACTGTAACTATCACATACAGATATCTAAACAGTGTTGGTCATTATTGGAACTTAACCATAAAAGAAATTCCCATACAACATCGTTAACAGTTGGAACTTTTCACAACCATGATTTcgaaaccctaaacaaaaaataaatcagATTCGATTGCC from Impatiens glandulifera unplaced genomic scaffold, dImpGla2.1, whole genome shotgun sequence harbors:
- the LOC124917906 gene encoding uncharacterized protein LOC124917906 → KLQSDALREAITGYQLMLRRRSATAILRVKSYETKQYKKGLKAADAILKKFPNHGEAISASISASFFYSFKFLNPSINHKNYPRHFLINKLSTIRASSLSSSAMAAQVKQLLLNAISLENSRRNTNRLLVWKFIHWISPRILAR